One region of Paenibacillus polymyxa M1 genomic DNA includes:
- a CDS encoding helix-turn-helix transcriptional regulator, protein MIATPLFAIEQALRMVPFSMSADHVHQAHEIYYLLAGERYYYINQRVYALQKGDLIWISKHDFHRTSNKGSGSHERILINFDEAFVASSTSVTPSSDQSHLLLPEKSFLLRPSAEEQRELEHLFQQMLDEYHQEHAYRHMYLQSLLLQLLIRIRRIQSAAPDTIAPERSEQQQRVYSVIEYLHAHYAEKLSLEQLAGHFYISSTYLCRIFKQTTGFTLVEYLQDVRVQQARAYLKETNWKVTAIAEKTGFDSIAHFGRVFKHFTGRTPLQYRKSHKKE, encoded by the coding sequence ATGATCGCTACACCCCTTTTTGCCATCGAGCAAGCGCTTCGGATGGTGCCTTTTAGCATGTCTGCCGACCATGTCCATCAAGCGCATGAAATCTATTATCTGCTGGCAGGAGAGCGCTACTACTACATTAATCAGCGTGTATACGCGCTACAAAAGGGCGATCTGATCTGGATTAGCAAACATGATTTTCACCGTACGAGTAACAAGGGGAGCGGCAGCCATGAGCGAATTTTAATCAACTTTGATGAAGCGTTTGTAGCCTCGTCCACGTCTGTTACTCCATCCAGCGATCAGAGCCACCTGCTTTTGCCTGAAAAAAGCTTTTTGCTTCGCCCCTCCGCGGAAGAACAACGCGAGCTGGAGCATCTGTTCCAGCAAATGCTGGATGAATACCATCAAGAGCATGCATACCGTCATATGTATCTTCAAAGCCTGTTGCTACAGCTACTGATCCGAATCCGCCGCATACAATCAGCGGCTCCTGACACCATAGCGCCGGAACGCAGCGAGCAGCAGCAACGTGTGTACTCGGTGATTGAGTACCTGCATGCCCACTATGCCGAGAAGCTGTCGTTGGAGCAACTGGCAGGACATTTTTATATTAGCAGCACATATCTGTGCCGCATTTTCAAGCAGACCACAGGCTTTACCCTGGTCGAGTATCTTCAAGATGTACGGGTCCAGCAGGCTCGGGCGTATTTGAAGGAAACGAACTGGAAAGTGACCGCCATTGCTGAAAAAACGGGCTTTGACAGCATTGCTCACTTTGGCCGTGTATTCAAGCATTTCACCGGGCGTACTCCGTTACAGTATCGGAAATCGCACAAAAAGGAGTAG